One window from the genome of Haladaptatus paucihalophilus DX253 encodes:
- a CDS encoding PHP-associated domain-containing protein, with product MFALDLHAHTRFFHGRERAAALFDPLGVRLLELGARYRGLDGVALTNHDYYHPFVGRVVKTIPGIEISTTKGHVLVVGPDPPTRTEPGTLTPKETVALAHERGCAAIVAHPYRNSTVREVDADFDAIEINGKHPRTEEWARELAESYDLPLVGGSDAHYPVEVGRAYTMVDADVLTPESVVSAIRDGRVEPRVERGTFDQLVRRGYQKVHEGKDNLHRPAEESPGVGEPPKPED from the coding sequence GTGTTCGCCCTCGACCTTCACGCTCACACGCGATTCTTCCACGGCCGTGAACGCGCCGCCGCGCTGTTCGACCCGCTGGGAGTCAGACTCCTCGAACTCGGCGCGCGCTACCGCGGACTGGACGGCGTGGCGTTGACGAACCACGATTACTATCACCCGTTCGTCGGACGCGTCGTGAAGACGATACCGGGTATCGAAATCTCCACGACGAAAGGCCACGTCCTCGTCGTCGGTCCCGACCCGCCGACGCGCACCGAACCCGGGACGCTCACGCCGAAGGAAACCGTCGCCCTCGCCCACGAACGAGGCTGTGCCGCCATCGTCGCCCATCCGTACCGGAACAGCACCGTGCGCGAAGTGGACGCCGACTTCGACGCCATCGAAATCAACGGCAAACACCCGCGAACCGAGGAGTGGGCGCGGGAACTGGCGGAGAGCTACGACCTGCCGCTGGTCGGCGGCAGCGACGCCCACTACCCGGTCGAAGTCGGGCGCGCGTACACGATGGTCGATGCGGACGTCTTGACGCCCGAGAGCGTCGTCAGCGCGATTCGGGACGGCCGCGTCGAACCGCGAGTCGAGCGGGGAACGTTCGACCAACTGGTCCGTCGCGGGTATCAGAAGGTACACGAAGGGAAGGACAACCTCCACCGCCCGGCGGAGGAGTCACCCGGCGTCGGCGAACCGCCGAAACCGGAAGACTAG
- a CDS encoding diacylglycerol/lipid kinase family protein, with the protein MKADEEGAVDDLVANEDAIEYERVVVLNPVSGNANHREQVQRLATEYDCTVLETQGEGDAREFARHAAENGAAVVAAAGGDGTIHEVVRGLDDADALDAVTFAVIPAGTGNNFAGNVGVTGIEHAFEVLDAGERRRIDLGTTNGRPFVNSCVGGLTADASHQTDPEQKARLGVLAYVVNTLRLMTDYEGLPLTIAASDEGDVTWSGDAVFVLVGNGRRFPAKGRTQANMEDGLLDVTVIEKTPTANLLQEATMRRLFGSETENVTHLKTPALEIAVEQDSPVEFSLDGEKGEWDGLTLGVRPRTMELCVGEEYERYPENSGE; encoded by the coding sequence ATGAAAGCCGACGAGGAGGGTGCGGTGGACGACCTCGTGGCGAACGAGGACGCCATCGAGTACGAGCGCGTCGTCGTGTTGAACCCCGTCAGCGGTAACGCGAACCACCGCGAGCAGGTCCAGCGCCTCGCGACGGAGTACGACTGTACCGTCCTCGAAACACAGGGCGAGGGGGACGCTCGCGAGTTCGCGCGCCACGCCGCGGAGAACGGTGCCGCCGTGGTCGCGGCCGCGGGCGGCGACGGGACGATACACGAAGTCGTCCGCGGATTGGACGACGCCGACGCGCTGGACGCCGTGACGTTCGCCGTGATTCCGGCCGGAACGGGGAACAACTTCGCCGGAAACGTCGGCGTCACCGGAATCGAACACGCCTTCGAGGTCCTCGACGCGGGCGAACGGCGGCGAATCGACCTCGGCACCACGAACGGACGGCCCTTCGTCAACTCGTGTGTCGGGGGGCTGACCGCGGACGCGAGCCACCAAACCGACCCGGAGCAGAAGGCGCGCCTCGGCGTGCTGGCATACGTCGTGAACACCCTTCGGTTGATGACCGACTACGAGGGGCTTCCGCTCACGATAGCGGCGTCCGACGAGGGCGACGTGACGTGGTCCGGCGACGCGGTGTTCGTCCTCGTCGGCAACGGGCGACGGTTCCCGGCGAAGGGCCGGACGCAGGCGAACATGGAGGACGGTCTGCTGGACGTGACCGTCATCGAGAAGACCCCCACCGCGAACCTGCTTCAGGAGGCGACGATGCGACGCCTGTTCGGCAGCGAAACGGAGAACGTGACCCACCTCAAGACGCCCGCGCTGGAGATAGCGGTCGAACAGGATTCGCCCGTCGAATTCAGTCTGGACGGCGAGAAGGGCGAATGGGACGGATTGACGCTCGGCGTTCGACCCCGCACGATGGAACTCTGTGTCGGCGAAGAGTACGAGCGATATCCCGAGAATTCCGGCGAGTGA
- a CDS encoding CBS domain-containing protein: MAITARDLMTNDVETVAPDDEIGEVLTRLARVQFNGFPVTEDGEVVGIVTQHDLVHMFQPSDRTLWIPIGFPPFLESLEYGFDLSWDELDTSLDLAKNAGKPIRSVMTEDVVTVTPDDDIDHILDLLVDTERDINRLPVVEDGSLVGIIARQDVLRALRDERREE; this comes from the coding sequence ATGGCAATCACCGCCCGCGACCTGATGACGAACGACGTGGAAACCGTCGCACCGGACGACGAAATCGGCGAAGTGCTGACGCGTCTCGCACGGGTTCAGTTCAACGGCTTCCCCGTCACCGAGGACGGGGAAGTCGTCGGCATCGTCACCCAACACGACCTCGTACACATGTTTCAGCCGAGCGACCGAACGCTGTGGATTCCCATCGGTTTTCCCCCGTTCCTCGAAAGCCTCGAATACGGCTTCGACCTCTCGTGGGACGAACTGGACACCAGTCTCGACCTCGCGAAAAACGCCGGAAAGCCGATTCGAAGCGTCATGACCGAGGACGTGGTGACGGTGACGCCCGACGACGACATCGACCACATCCTCGACCTGCTCGTCGATACCGAACGGGACATCAACCGCCTCCCGGTGGTCGAGGACGGGAGCCTCGTCGGCATAATCGCTCGACAGGACGTGCTGCGAGCGCTTCGGGACGAGCGCCGAGAGGAGTAA
- a CDS encoding DMT family transporter produces the protein MSRYRNLLLFIILAAFWGSAFMAIRAGLEFIPPVLFAAIRYDVAGVLMLAYAIYVTDRWRPRTSGEWKLVLVGGALMIAAYHAFLFVGEQDTPSAAAAVIVSLSPILTTGFARVFLPSERLTPAGIAGLLLGFVGVAVLSFANAGSSESLTTSIVPQILVFLAAFSFALGSVLTQRIEAELPIETMEAWSMLLGALMMHGISIARPSESVSAIEVTPEAIAAVAYLSIFASAVGFLIYFDLLDRLGAVEINLVSYVAPVFAAITGWFFLQEPVTPLTVAGFCIVFTGFCLLKRRAISRELPRITGAFSSGR, from the coding sequence GTGAGCCGGTATCGAAACCTTCTGTTGTTCATCATCCTCGCCGCGTTCTGGGGGTCCGCGTTCATGGCCATCCGGGCCGGACTGGAGTTCATCCCCCCGGTGTTGTTCGCGGCGATTCGCTACGACGTGGCGGGCGTCCTGATGCTCGCCTACGCCATCTACGTCACCGACCGGTGGCGCCCGCGGACGAGCGGCGAGTGGAAACTCGTCCTCGTCGGCGGCGCGCTCATGATCGCGGCCTACCACGCGTTCCTATTCGTCGGCGAACAGGATACGCCGAGCGCGGCGGCGGCCGTCATCGTCAGCCTCAGTCCCATCCTCACGACCGGTTTCGCGCGGGTGTTCCTCCCGAGCGAGCGACTCACCCCCGCCGGAATCGCGGGGCTGCTCCTCGGGTTCGTCGGCGTCGCCGTCCTGAGTTTCGCCAACGCAGGGTCGAGCGAGTCGCTGACGACGAGCATCGTCCCCCAGATTCTCGTCTTCCTCGCCGCGTTCTCCTTCGCACTCGGAAGCGTGCTGACCCAGCGTATCGAGGCCGAACTCCCCATCGAAACGATGGAGGCGTGGTCGATGCTCCTCGGCGCGCTCATGATGCACGGCATCAGCATCGCCCGACCGAGCGAATCCGTCTCGGCCATCGAGGTGACGCCGGAGGCAATCGCCGCCGTCGCCTACCTCTCTATCTTCGCCAGCGCCGTCGGGTTCCTCATCTACTTCGACCTGCTCGACCGCCTCGGGGCGGTCGAGATCAACCTCGTCTCCTACGTCGCGCCGGTGTTCGCCGCGATTACGGGCTGGTTCTTCCTGCAGGAACCGGTGACGCCGCTGACCGTTGCTGGGTTCTGTATCGTCTTCACCGGCTTTTGCCTGCTGAAGCGGCGCGCGATTTCGCGCGAACTGCCGCGGATAACCGGCGCGTTCTCGTCCGGCCGCTGA
- the purQ gene encoding phosphoribosylformylglycinamidine synthase I, producing MTVAIVQFGGSNCDRDAVRALSHLGIDAELVWHEDDLPEDTTGVMLPGGFSYGDYLRAGAIAANSPIMAQVREAAESGVPVLGVCNGAQIGCESGLTPGAFTTNRSARFQCEHVYLRVENADTPWTAAYEEGQVIEVPIAHGEGRFEITDEKYDELDADDRILFRYCDENGVVADGTNPNGSKGNVAGIVGESDSVAVMMPHPERATLPDIGGTDGEGVLLGFA from the coding sequence ATGACGGTCGCAATCGTCCAGTTCGGCGGGAGCAACTGCGACCGCGACGCGGTGCGCGCGCTCTCCCACCTCGGAATCGACGCCGAACTCGTCTGGCACGAGGACGACCTGCCCGAGGACACGACCGGCGTGATGTTGCCGGGCGGATTCTCGTACGGCGATTACCTCCGTGCGGGGGCCATCGCCGCCAACTCGCCCATCATGGCGCAGGTCCGCGAGGCGGCAGAGTCGGGCGTTCCCGTCCTCGGCGTCTGCAACGGCGCACAAATCGGCTGTGAATCCGGCCTGACGCCGGGCGCGTTCACGACCAACCGGAGCGCGCGCTTCCAGTGCGAACACGTCTATCTCCGGGTCGAAAACGCCGACACGCCGTGGACCGCGGCCTACGAGGAGGGGCAGGTTATTGAAGTCCCCATCGCGCACGGCGAGGGTCGATTCGAAATCACCGACGAGAAGTACGACGAACTCGACGCGGACGACCGGATTCTCTTCCGCTACTGCGACGAGAACGGCGTAGTGGCCGACGGAACGAATCCCAACGGGTCGAAGGGCAACGTGGCCGGAATCGTCGGCGAGTCGGATTCCGTCGCGGTCATGATGCCCCACCCCGAGCGAGCGACGCTTCCCGACATCGGTGGCACCGACGGCGAAGGCGTCCTCCTCGGATTCGCCTGA
- the purS gene encoding phosphoribosylformylglycinamidine synthase subunit PurS, which translates to MTAYTATVTVRLKGGVLDPEAETTRGALERLGFELDSLRSADVFEIDLDAESSADAEERAGEMAERLLANPTIHDYTVAVEER; encoded by the coding sequence ATGACTGCTTACACCGCGACGGTGACGGTTCGGTTGAAAGGGGGCGTCCTCGACCCGGAGGCCGAAACGACGCGAGGCGCGCTCGAACGACTCGGCTTCGAACTGGACTCGCTCCGCTCTGCGGACGTGTTCGAAATCGACCTCGACGCCGAGTCGTCCGCGGACGCGGAGGAGCGCGCCGGTGAGATGGCAGAGCGCCTGCTCGCCAATCCGACGATTCACGACTACACGGTCGCGGTCGAGGAGCGATGA
- a CDS encoding formyltetrahydrofolate deformylase — protein sequence MNHRELTEITVVGDDDTGLVARVTTLLFERGINIEDVDQAVREGVFRMTILVETSEMSVSKHRLRRDLAELGDDLNVDVRVRFPSERDSRQVAVLVTKESHCLRRLLDERNEFDAEIGVVIGNHDDLEPVAKEHGIPFHDVGDERGVHDEERLLSLLDDYDVDLVVLARFMRILSPNVVFRYEGRIINIHPSLLPAFPGAKAYRQAKEAGARIAGVTAHYVTTDLDQGPIITQRAFNVPDGASVDELRERGQPLEADALLEAVRLHLNDDVEIRRGRTELRDGGDETYHLGMPDELDDVTPDGPVDGTITVGKSDD from the coding sequence ATGAACCACCGAGAGCTGACCGAAATCACCGTCGTCGGGGACGACGATACCGGACTCGTCGCCCGCGTCACGACCCTCCTCTTCGAGCGCGGAATCAACATCGAGGACGTGGACCAAGCCGTCCGCGAAGGCGTCTTCCGCATGACGATACTCGTCGAGACGAGCGAGATGTCCGTGAGCAAGCACCGACTCCGGCGCGACCTCGCCGAACTCGGCGACGACCTCAACGTGGACGTTCGCGTCCGCTTCCCGTCGGAGCGCGACTCACGACAGGTCGCCGTGCTCGTCACCAAGGAGTCACACTGTCTCCGGCGACTCCTCGATGAGCGCAACGAATTCGACGCCGAAATCGGGGTCGTCATCGGGAACCACGACGACCTCGAACCGGTTGCGAAGGAACACGGCATCCCGTTCCACGACGTCGGCGACGAACGCGGCGTTCACGACGAGGAGCGACTCCTCTCTCTGTTGGACGACTACGATGTCGACCTCGTGGTCCTCGCGCGGTTCATGCGCATCCTCAGCCCCAACGTCGTCTTCCGGTACGAGGGGCGTATCATCAACATCCACCCGAGCCTGCTTCCGGCCTTCCCCGGCGCGAAGGCGTACCGGCAAGCGAAGGAAGCGGGCGCGCGAATAGCGGGCGTCACCGCCCACTACGTGACGACCGACTTGGACCAAGGTCCCATTATCACCCAGCGGGCGTTCAACGTGCCGGACGGCGCGAGCGTCGATGAACTACGCGAGCGAGGCCAACCGCTCGAAGCCGACGCCCTGCTCGAAGCCGTGCGCCTGCACCTGAACGACGACGTGGAGATTCGCCGCGGCCGGACCGAACTCCGCGACGGCGGAGACGAAACCTACCACCTCGGCATGCCGGACGAACTCGACGACGTGACGCCCGACGGACCCGTCGATGGGACGATTACCGTGGGCAAGTCGGACGACTGA
- a CDS encoding class I SAM-dependent methyltransferase, whose translation MPHERNDVRRAYDRIADDYLAERNGSDEESEDIALLAEFHGHLPDDARVLDAGCGAGRPIAELLATHTNLVGVDFSREQVARARENVPEGQFCQADMTALGLTDEAFDGICAYHSVIHVPTDEHPDVASEFYRLLRPGGHLLLTVGSTAWEGSNDDWLGTGVEMHWSVPSPDESVTTLENAGFDVLWRQTVNDVLGGDTCFVLARKLDPEDYNQ comes from the coding sequence ATGCCCCACGAGAGAAACGACGTTCGTCGCGCCTACGACCGAATCGCGGATGACTACCTCGCCGAGCGAAACGGCAGCGACGAGGAGAGCGAGGACATCGCCCTCTTGGCGGAGTTCCACGGCCATCTCCCCGACGACGCCCGCGTCCTCGACGCCGGATGCGGTGCGGGCCGTCCCATCGCGGAACTGTTGGCGACTCACACGAACCTCGTCGGCGTCGATTTCTCCCGCGAACAGGTCGCCCGCGCCCGCGAGAACGTCCCCGAGGGGCAATTCTGCCAGGCCGATATGACCGCGCTCGGTCTGACGGACGAGGCGTTCGACGGTATCTGTGCGTATCACTCCGTGATTCACGTGCCGACCGACGAGCATCCCGACGTGGCGAGCGAGTTCTATCGCCTGTTGCGTCCGGGTGGCCACCTCCTGCTCACGGTCGGTTCCACGGCGTGGGAAGGGAGCAACGACGATTGGCTCGGCACCGGCGTCGAGATGCACTGGAGCGTCCCGTCCCCGGACGAGAGCGTCACGACACTCGAAAACGCGGGGTTCGACGTTCTCTGGCGACAGACCGTCAACGACGTTTTAGGTGGCGACACCTGTTTCGTCTTGGCGCGAAAACTCGACCCCGAGGACTACAATCAGTAG
- a CDS encoding phosphoribosylaminoimidazolesuccinocarboxamide synthase has translation MTSVKEFRVEREPTPDSLGRGSFVFTDDYSVFDWGKMPDTIPDKGASLCTMGAFNFERLEEEGIPTHYRGVVSDDEVVPLSDVTEPPTEMAIDLTQVPNLPREGRDYDYDLFHSGADDNYLIPLEIVFRNSVPVGSSLRRRTDPEDHGLDFPEWPDGAVQLEEPAVEFSTKFEESDRYLSRSEADEIAGKADVDELEQIAHEVNDFVTRQAAKADLTHEDGKIECLYYDGEIRVADVVGTFDENRFTFHGQQVSKESIRQYHKREQTEWVDAVRDAKVEAKERDVADWKSLCSVEPQPLPDGVITAARDLYTAGTNAYVDRDLFDAPSLEDAVMAIKNL, from the coding sequence ATGACGAGTGTGAAGGAGTTCCGGGTCGAACGCGAACCGACGCCGGACTCGCTCGGGCGCGGGTCGTTCGTGTTCACGGACGACTACTCGGTGTTCGATTGGGGCAAGATGCCCGATACGATTCCCGACAAGGGTGCCAGCCTCTGTACGATGGGCGCGTTCAACTTCGAACGACTGGAAGAGGAAGGTATCCCGACCCACTACCGCGGCGTCGTTTCCGACGACGAGGTCGTCCCCCTCTCGGACGTCACCGAACCGCCGACCGAGATGGCCATCGACCTCACGCAGGTTCCGAACCTGCCGCGCGAGGGGCGCGACTACGACTACGACCTCTTTCATAGCGGCGCGGACGACAACTACCTCATCCCGTTGGAAATCGTCTTCCGCAACAGCGTACCGGTCGGGTCGAGCCTTCGACGACGGACCGACCCGGAAGACCACGGGCTCGACTTCCCGGAGTGGCCCGACGGGGCCGTTCAACTCGAAGAACCCGCCGTCGAGTTTTCGACCAAGTTCGAGGAGAGCGACCGATACCTCTCGCGGAGCGAAGCCGACGAAATCGCCGGAAAGGCCGACGTGGACGAACTGGAGCAAATCGCTCACGAGGTGAACGACTTCGTTACCCGGCAGGCTGCCAAAGCGGACCTCACCCACGAGGACGGCAAAATCGAGTGTCTCTACTACGACGGCGAGATTCGCGTCGCCGACGTGGTTGGAACCTTCGACGAGAACCGATTCACCTTCCACGGCCAGCAGGTCAGCAAGGAGTCAATCCGCCAGTACCACAAGCGCGAGCAGACCGAGTGGGTCGACGCGGTTCGAGACGCCAAGGTCGAGGCGAAAGAGCGCGACGTGGCCGACTGGAAATCGCTGTGCTCGGTCGAACCGCAACCCCTCCCGGACGGCGTTATCACCGCCGCCCGAGACCTCTACACCGCGGGAACGAACGCCTACGTCGATAGGGACCTGTTCGACGCGCCGTCGCTGGAGGACGCGGTGATGGCCATCAAGAACCTGTAA
- the cofH gene encoding 7,8-didemethyl-8-hydroxy-5-deazariboflavin synthase subunit CofH: MTNVRAESNVPREGFGFEHVPETDQSFENALERARNGDRLTVADGVELLTTGTDRPGIDITRKERVLEAADRRREEVVGDRVTFVANLNNNVTTACNTGCLFCNFKNTAQNFEVGSDEEHGGFTKTPEESREIVADARERGIYEVTSVSGLHPGMALDDDHLELLEASERGDLNYKSPDEYTIDPATYTEQIRAMSLRGIHVHSMTPEEAYHARRGTDWSYEDVFRKLKAAGLDSVPGTAAEILVDEVRGVICPGKIGTDEWMEAMEAAANVGLDTTATIMYGHVENEMHRVLHLERLRELQDRTGAITEFVPLSFVHQNTPLYERGMVENGASTHEDELLIAVSRLFLDNIDNIQSSWVKYGDEQGLKMLSCGANDFMGTILSEEITKRAGGQFGEFRSFEEYVEMITAIGRVPAERSTDYRQIREIDPDDPPFGPTLGPCADGTPLLD; this comes from the coding sequence ATGACTAACGTGCGCGCGGAGAGCAACGTACCTCGGGAGGGGTTTGGGTTCGAACACGTACCCGAAACCGACCAATCGTTCGAGAACGCGCTGGAACGGGCGCGAAACGGCGACCGACTGACGGTCGCCGACGGCGTGGAACTGCTGACGACCGGCACCGACCGTCCCGGCATCGACATCACCCGAAAGGAGCGCGTGCTGGAAGCCGCGGACCGACGGCGCGAGGAGGTCGTCGGGGACCGCGTGACCTTCGTCGCCAACCTGAACAACAACGTCACGACGGCGTGCAACACGGGGTGTCTCTTCTGTAACTTCAAGAACACCGCCCAGAACTTCGAGGTCGGTTCGGATGAGGAGCACGGCGGATTCACGAAAACGCCCGAGGAGTCACGCGAAATCGTCGCCGACGCGCGCGAACGAGGGATTTACGAAGTGACGTCCGTCAGCGGCCTGCATCCCGGAATGGCGCTGGACGACGACCACCTCGAACTCCTCGAAGCGAGCGAACGGGGCGACCTGAACTACAAATCGCCGGACGAGTACACGATCGACCCCGCGACGTACACCGAGCAGATACGCGCGATGAGCCTCCGCGGAATCCACGTCCACTCGATGACGCCCGAGGAGGCCTACCACGCTCGCCGCGGCACTGACTGGAGCTACGAGGACGTCTTTCGAAAGCTGAAGGCTGCCGGCCTCGACAGCGTTCCGGGCACCGCCGCGGAGATTCTGGTGGACGAGGTGCGCGGCGTCATCTGTCCCGGAAAAATCGGCACGGACGAGTGGATGGAGGCGATGGAGGCCGCCGCGAACGTCGGCCTCGACACCACGGCAACCATCATGTACGGCCACGTGGAAAACGAGATGCACCGCGTCCTCCATCTGGAACGACTCCGGGAGCTACAGGACCGAACCGGCGCGATAACGGAGTTCGTCCCGCTCTCGTTCGTCCACCAGAACACGCCGCTGTACGAGCGCGGCATGGTCGAAAACGGCGCGAGCACCCACGAGGACGAACTACTCATCGCCGTTTCCCGCCTGTTTCTGGATAACATCGACAACATCCAATCGTCGTGGGTGAAGTACGGCGACGAACAGGGGTTGAAGATGCTCTCGTGTGGCGCGAACGACTTCATGGGCACCATCCTCTCGGAGGAAATTACGAAGCGGGCGGGTGGGCAGTTCGGCGAGTTCCGCTCGTTCGAGGAGTACGTCGAAATGATAACCGCCATCGGCCGCGTCCCGGCGGAGCGTTCGACCGACTATCGCCAAATCCGTGAAATCGACCCCGACGACCCGCCGTTCGGCCCCACGCTCGGGCCGTGCGCCGACGGAACGCCGCTGCTCGACTGA
- the cofG gene encoding 7,8-didemethyl-8-hydroxy-5-deazariboflavin synthase subunit CofG, translating to MIPGADEYDIDISFDETDVDRLLAVTPADASPADALTYARNVFVPLTTACRYTCTYCTYFDAPGEASLLSPEEVREMLRTGADSGCTEALFTFGDDPDERYTRVHEQLADWGHDSIHSYLREVCEIALEEGLLPHSNPGDQTRDQMELVADVNASMGVMLETTADVDAHAGPRRKSPGQRLATIRNAGELDVPFTTGLLVGIGEDWRDRAESLLAIRELHDRYDHVQEVIVQNVVPNERSRFERPSVETMRRVVAMARVALPDEVSVQVPPNLSPTRDLLDCGVDDLGGVSPVTDDYINPDYAWPAVRELEDIAESAGVPLRERLPVYERFVNEGRVSDRIRAALDADGEAGERYRSAMDHP from the coding sequence ATGATTCCGGGGGCCGACGAGTACGACATCGACATCAGCTTCGACGAAACGGACGTGGACCGACTCCTCGCCGTCACCCCGGCGGACGCCTCGCCCGCCGACGCGCTGACCTACGCGAGGAACGTCTTCGTTCCGCTGACGACGGCGTGTCGGTACACCTGCACCTACTGCACGTACTTCGACGCGCCGGGCGAGGCCTCCCTGTTGTCTCCCGAGGAAGTCCGGGAGATGCTTCGAACGGGCGCTGACTCGGGGTGTACCGAGGCGCTGTTCACCTTCGGCGACGACCCCGACGAGCGGTACACGCGGGTACACGAGCAGTTGGCCGACTGGGGTCACGACTCGATTCACTCGTACCTCCGCGAGGTGTGTGAAATCGCGCTGGAGGAGGGACTGCTCCCGCACTCGAATCCGGGCGACCAGACGCGCGACCAGATGGAACTCGTCGCGGACGTGAACGCGAGCATGGGCGTGATGCTGGAGACGACGGCGGACGTGGACGCCCACGCGGGGCCGCGGCGGAAGAGTCCGGGCCAGCGCCTCGCCACCATTCGGAACGCGGGCGAACTCGACGTGCCGTTCACGACCGGACTGCTCGTCGGTATCGGCGAGGACTGGCGGGACAGAGCGGAAAGCCTGCTGGCGATTCGTGAACTGCACGACCGATACGACCACGTACAGGAGGTCATCGTCCAGAACGTGGTGCCGAACGAACGGTCCCGCTTCGAGCGGCCGTCGGTCGAGACGATGCGCCGCGTCGTGGCGATGGCGCGGGTGGCGCTTCCCGACGAGGTGTCGGTGCAGGTGCCGCCGAACCTCTCGCCGACGCGCGACCTGCTTGATTGCGGCGTGGACGATTTGGGCGGCGTCTCGCCCGTGACGGACGACTACATCAACCCGGACTACGCGTGGCCCGCCGTACGTGAACTGGAGGACATCGCGGAATCGGCGGGCGTTCCGCTCCGCGAGCGCCTCCCCGTTTACGAGCGGTTCGTGAACGAAGGTCGGGTTTCAGACCGGATTCGAGCGGCGCTCGACGCCGACGGCGAGGCCGGGGAACGGTACCGTTCCGCGATGGACCACCCGTAA
- the cofC gene encoding 2-phospho-L-lactate guanylyltransferase → MQVVVPFAAGEPKTRLAETLTAAERREFALAMLDDVCATIRSTGREPQVLTTRRIDIDAPLAVDERPLTPAVNGVLADGDPTAIVMADLALATPTALERLFSADGDVVLAPGRGGGTNALVSRHPQFRVDYHGTSYLDHREIAREVGASVTELDSHRLATDVDETADLAEVLLHSEGTARDWLLDAGFSLSVTGGRVSVTR, encoded by the coding sequence ATGCAGGTGGTGGTGCCGTTCGCCGCTGGCGAACCGAAGACGCGACTCGCCGAGACGCTCACGGCAGCCGAGCGCCGCGAGTTCGCGCTGGCGATGCTCGACGACGTTTGTGCGACGATTCGTTCGACCGGCCGGGAGCCGCAGGTGCTCACGACCCGCCGCATCGACATCGACGCGCCGCTCGCGGTGGACGAACGACCGTTGACGCCCGCCGTGAACGGGGTGTTGGCCGACGGCGACCCCACCGCAATCGTGATGGCCGACCTCGCGTTGGCGACGCCGACGGCGCTGGAGCGGCTCTTTTCGGCCGACGGCGACGTCGTTCTCGCGCCGGGTCGCGGCGGCGGAACCAACGCGCTCGTTTCCCGCCACCCCCAGTTTCGGGTGGATTACCACGGCACATCGTATCTCGACCACCGCGAAATCGCGCGGGAGGTGGGTGCGTCGGTCACCGAACTGGACTCACACCGCCTCGCAACGGACGTCGATGAGACCGCGGACCTCGCGGAGGTGTTGCTGCACAGCGAGGGGACCGCCCGCGATTGGCTGCTGGACGCGGGCTTTTCGCTCTCCGTGACGGGTGGTCGGGTGTCGGTCACGCGGTGA